From Nitrospirota bacterium, the proteins below share one genomic window:
- the tsaD gene encoding tRNA (adenosine(37)-N6)-threonylcarbamoyltransferase complex transferase subunit TsaD: MSLPGPTVLGLETSCDETAAAVVLGDGRIAASVLASQHDVHGRYGGIVPELAARRHVETVEAIAAEAMRRAGAGWTDLQAVAVTSGPGLAGALLVGVSFGKALAYALKVPLVAVNHLEGHVASAWIEQPDFPTPAVVLIASGGHTHLYLVRPDHSLELLGRTLDDAAGEAFDKAAKMLGLGYPGGPAIDRVAQSGDPGAIRFPRPYLTPGSLDFSFSGLKTSLLYRLRDLDRAGRPRPVADLAAGFQEAIVDVLVEKAFRAVRRLRIKALAVVGGVSANSRLRARLEDRAAAWGVTLALPPLAYCTDNAAMIAAAGRRACLQGRFAPWDLEAAPELPLSETPAAKPRGTIATVC, from the coding sequence ATGAGCCTGCCCGGCCCGACAGTCCTGGGGCTCGAGACCTCGTGCGACGAAACCGCCGCCGCCGTCGTGCTCGGGGACGGCCGGATCGCCGCCAGCGTCCTCGCTTCGCAGCACGACGTGCACGGACGGTACGGAGGCATCGTGCCGGAGCTGGCGGCCCGCCGGCACGTTGAGACGGTCGAGGCCATCGCAGCCGAAGCCATGAGGCGGGCCGGGGCCGGGTGGACGGACCTGCAGGCGGTGGCCGTCACCAGCGGCCCCGGTCTGGCCGGGGCGCTGCTGGTGGGCGTGAGCTTCGGCAAGGCTCTGGCCTACGCGCTCAAGGTTCCGCTCGTGGCCGTCAACCATCTGGAGGGGCACGTCGCCTCGGCCTGGATCGAGCAGCCGGATTTCCCGACTCCCGCCGTCGTGCTGATCGCGTCGGGCGGGCATACGCACCTGTATCTGGTCCGGCCGGACCACTCGCTCGAGCTGCTCGGGCGCACGCTGGACGACGCGGCCGGCGAGGCGTTCGACAAGGCCGCCAAGATGTTGGGATTGGGCTATCCGGGAGGGCCGGCCATTGATCGAGTAGCTCAATCCGGCGATCCCGGTGCGATCCGGTTCCCGCGCCCCTACTTGACGCCCGGATCCTTGGACTTCAGCTTCAGCGGGCTCAAGACCTCGCTCCTGTACCGCCTCAGAGACCTGGACCGGGCTGGCCGTCCCAGGCCGGTGGCGGACCTGGCGGCCGGATTCCAGGAAGCCATCGTGGACGTGCTGGTGGAAAAGGCGTTCCGCGCGGTGCGGCGCCTGCGGATCAAGGCCCTGGCCGTGGTCGGTGGGGTTTCCGCCAACTCCAGGCTCCGCGCGCGACTCGAAGACCGGGCCGCAGCATGGGGAGTCACGCTGGCGCTCCCGCCCTTGGCCTACTGCACCGACAACGCCGCCATGATCGCCGCCGCCGGACGAAGGGCCTGCCTGCAAGGCCGGTTTGCCCCGTGGGACCTGGAAGCCGCTCCCGAGCTTCCCTTGTCCGAGACTCCGGCGGCCAAGCCGCGAGGGACCATCGCAACGGTTTGCTGA